A genomic segment from Orrella daihaiensis encodes:
- a CDS encoding MarR family winged helix-turn-helix transcriptional regulator, which produces MQKRKVSNNNSGKKSANDVTQQPGHIIWDRPGYLVRRLHQIHVAMFLENVAQGDITPIQFGLLSILSNNPNIDQFTIGEQLGLDRANVTGILKRLEARKLIARVVDPNNRRRKICLATPKGLELVAKHDHEMRECQRRLLSPLSVQDRKLFVDLLSRLVEGNNSRGRTALKLNEI; this is translated from the coding sequence GTGCAAAAGCGCAAGGTTTCAAATAACAACAGCGGCAAAAAATCTGCCAATGATGTCACCCAACAACCAGGGCACATCATTTGGGATCGACCAGGCTACCTGGTGAGGCGTTTGCATCAAATTCACGTAGCCATGTTTCTGGAGAACGTGGCGCAGGGTGATATCACGCCGATTCAGTTCGGTCTGCTCAGCATCCTGTCAAATAATCCAAACATCGACCAATTCACGATTGGTGAGCAACTTGGTCTGGACCGGGCGAATGTGACGGGTATATTGAAGCGCCTCGAAGCCCGCAAACTCATTGCTAGGGTGGTTGATCCAAACAATAGACGCAGAAAAATTTGCCTTGCGACACCTAAAGGCCTGGAGTTGGTTGCTAAACATGACCATGAAATGCGTGAATGCCAGCGCAGATTACTTTCTCCCCTGTCGGTACAAGATCGAAAGCTGTTTGTAGATTTGTTGTCACGTCTTGTCGAAGGCAACAACAGTCGCGGCCGAACCGCTCTAAAGCTTAACGAAATTTAA
- a CDS encoding TRAP transporter large permease: MGDDSGLLISFAIIGTMLLLLGVGVWIGLALIGVAFVAMTTGSSRLPGDAMATTIFGSLSSWTLTSLPLFIWMGEILFRSRLSQLLFNGLSPLFGKFPGRLMQVNVVASTLFAAISGSSAATCATIGKITVPELRQRNYPENMIIGSLAGAGTLGLLIPPSVIMIVYGVTADVSINKLFIAGVIPGLVLAVVYMLYVGGWSLINADKVPKSTTQLGLMQMLATSRDILPPFLLILAVLGSIYAGFATATESAAIGVLGALILSISYGGFGWRIFFTTIMGALKTTTMIMLILAGSSFLTIAMGFTGIPRDLAQWVGSLGLSQWQLLVILTLVFILLGCILDGISMIVLTMAVLLPVVQAAQLDLLWFGIYLILVVEMAQITPPIGLNLFVLQGLTKRDVGFIATASFPFFIILCLMVVLIYLFPELVFWLPNQI; encoded by the coding sequence ATGGGCGATGATTCAGGACTGCTGATCTCTTTTGCAATCATCGGGACAATGCTGTTATTGCTCGGTGTGGGGGTATGGATTGGGTTAGCACTTATCGGCGTCGCATTCGTGGCAATGACAACGGGCTCAAGCAGACTCCCCGGTGATGCCATGGCCACGACAATATTTGGTAGCCTCTCTAGCTGGACACTTACTTCGCTACCCCTTTTTATCTGGATGGGGGAAATCCTTTTTCGGTCGCGACTGTCTCAACTATTGTTTAACGGTTTATCCCCCCTATTCGGGAAATTTCCTGGTCGGCTAATGCAGGTAAATGTTGTGGCATCAACATTGTTTGCCGCAATTTCAGGCTCATCTGCAGCCACCTGCGCCACGATCGGAAAGATTACCGTTCCGGAGCTACGACAACGCAATTATCCAGAAAACATGATTATTGGCTCGCTGGCTGGCGCCGGTACTTTAGGCTTGCTGATCCCGCCATCCGTGATCATGATTGTTTATGGTGTCACTGCAGATGTATCCATCAACAAATTATTCATTGCGGGGGTGATTCCTGGACTCGTACTCGCCGTGGTGTACATGCTGTATGTAGGCGGCTGGTCTCTAATCAATGCAGACAAAGTACCTAAAAGCACAACGCAATTGGGTTTAATGCAAATGCTGGCGACGAGCCGGGATATTCTGCCTCCCTTTTTATTGATCCTTGCGGTATTGGGATCTATCTACGCCGGATTCGCGACAGCCACCGAATCTGCTGCCATCGGAGTGCTCGGTGCGCTGATATTGTCGATAAGTTACGGCGGATTTGGTTGGCGTATTTTCTTCACGACCATCATGGGCGCGCTTAAAACGACAACAATGATCATGCTGATCCTAGCAGGCTCTTCGTTTCTAACGATAGCAATGGGATTCACTGGCATCCCGCGTGATCTTGCACAGTGGGTCGGATCACTCGGTCTGTCTCAATGGCAACTGCTTGTAATTTTGACTTTAGTATTTATTCTGCTTGGCTGCATTCTCGATGGCATCTCCATGATTGTGCTCACCATGGCAGTGCTTCTGCCAGTCGTGCAAGCCGCACAGCTCGATCTTTTATGGTTCGGCATCTATCTGATTCTGGTCGTTGAAATGGCACAGATAACACCGCCGATTGGACTTAATTTGTTCGTACTCCAAGGACTGACCAAGCGCGATGTCGGCTTTATTGCGACAGCCTCCTTTCCGTTTTTCATCATTCTGTGCCTGATGGTGGTTTTAATTTATCTGTTCCCAGAGCTCGTATTTTGGCTTCCGAATCAGATCTAA
- a CDS encoding tRNA-dihydrouridine synthase, with translation MADLSLEFCGIKFKSPIVIASIETTNSPEVIRECVDAGAAGMIIKTLTDIEDMARLTQNSKYAILNEKNELIKGKVNKNFVFYSRSGYSSTGFREWIPYLKELNAYANDHGSHLIGSAGGKTVQSWVDICKTIEDCGLPMVELNFGCPHPAMMPGVHGGSMIGQDPDVAAEVTARVCEAVDIPVVIKLTPDQSRVMDIARAVRDAGAAAVTATNRYTGFSVDIETGQPRLGGPAGIGGVWAKPLSLRWVHRIYNELGMPITGSNGIYDHKDVVEFIMTGAHLVQVGSVLMLKGIKHLPSIISGLSDFMDQHGYKDIESMVGIASRAAVKDYGDQFKKPRMHSEINVDTCKNPTCTICIQTCFYDALAQGEDGHVKALSDNCIGCEMCTQTCPFDSTSMHTTTDEQRGEKTYFQIPDEVFEFGKFEKNFDRGIKLSKVR, from the coding sequence ATGGCTGACCTATCACTAGAATTTTGTGGCATCAAATTTAAGTCTCCCATTGTTATTGCATCAATTGAGACGACTAACAGTCCTGAAGTTATTCGTGAATGTGTAGATGCTGGTGCTGCTGGCATGATCATTAAGACGCTGACTGACATCGAAGATATGGCACGTCTGACGCAAAACTCGAAATATGCCATTCTGAACGAGAAAAATGAGCTGATTAAAGGCAAGGTAAATAAGAACTTCGTTTTCTACAGCCGTTCCGGATACTCGAGCACAGGATTCCGTGAATGGATTCCTTATCTAAAAGAGCTCAACGCATACGCTAATGACCACGGCTCGCATCTGATCGGCAGTGCCGGCGGTAAGACTGTTCAAAGTTGGGTTGATATTTGTAAAACTATCGAAGACTGTGGTTTACCCATGGTCGAACTGAACTTCGGTTGTCCTCACCCCGCCATGATGCCTGGCGTACATGGCGGATCAATGATTGGACAAGATCCTGACGTTGCTGCAGAGGTAACGGCACGGGTTTGCGAAGCGGTCGATATCCCTGTGGTGATTAAGTTGACGCCGGATCAATCGAGAGTCATGGATATTGCACGCGCTGTGCGCGATGCTGGTGCGGCTGCTGTTACAGCGACAAACCGATATACAGGATTTTCAGTCGACATAGAAACCGGTCAACCTCGACTGGGGGGTCCTGCAGGCATTGGGGGCGTTTGGGCTAAACCGTTGTCATTGCGATGGGTACATCGCATATACAACGAACTAGGGATGCCGATTACCGGTTCTAACGGTATCTATGATCATAAAGATGTTGTTGAGTTCATCATGACCGGCGCTCATCTGGTACAGGTCGGCTCGGTGTTGATGCTCAAAGGTATCAAACATTTGCCAAGCATCATTTCAGGCCTATCTGACTTCATGGATCAGCATGGGTATAAAGATATCGAGTCAATGGTTGGAATTGCATCGCGTGCGGCGGTGAAGGATTATGGCGATCAATTTAAAAAGCCGCGGATGCATAGCGAGATCAATGTTGATACCTGTAAGAACCCAACCTGTACGATTTGTATTCAGACCTGCTTCTATGATGCCTTGGCGCAGGGTGAGGATGGACACGTTAAGGCACTGAGCGATAACTGCATTGGTTGCGAGATGTGCACCCAAACCTGTCCGTTTGATTCGACAAGTATGCACACCACCACTGATGAGCAGCGAGGCGAAAAAACATATTTCCAGATTCCTGACGAAGTGTTCGAGTTTGGCAAATTCGAGAAGAACTTCGATCGAGGCATTAAGTTATCCAAGGTTCGTTGA
- a CDS encoding TRAP transporter substrate-binding protein gives MRYTNIPSLLAAALVAATFSSAVVAQNWDLPTGYAPTNFHTVNINKFATAVGQATDGKLKINVHPGASLYKMPEIKRAVQSGQVPIGEVLMVTLSNENPLFAIDGMPFFASSYEQAEKLWKVQKPEIEKILAKQGLKLLFAVPWPPQGLMADKEVNSVSDLAGLSFRAYDRQTSRLAELFKARPVTIQAAEVAQALSTGKINSLIASAQSAVDYKAWESIKYFYDIQAWLPKNMVVVSLAEFNSLSPTLQQALVKAGQDAEAAGWIASKEIAAQTKKTLEKNGMNVLTPSKELVDGLNQLGTIMLEEWLVNAGPEGKAVVQAFRQ, from the coding sequence ATGCGTTATACGAACATTCCGAGTCTGCTTGCAGCTGCATTGGTTGCAGCGACTTTTTCAAGTGCCGTCGTGGCTCAGAATTGGGATTTACCGACGGGCTATGCGCCGACCAACTTCCACACTGTGAATATCAATAAGTTTGCAACTGCTGTAGGTCAGGCAACTGATGGCAAACTGAAGATCAATGTGCACCCGGGCGCATCGCTCTACAAAATGCCTGAAATCAAGCGGGCAGTTCAATCGGGTCAGGTCCCGATTGGTGAAGTTTTGATGGTCACTCTGAGTAACGAGAACCCACTGTTCGCCATCGACGGAATGCCCTTTTTTGCCAGCAGCTATGAGCAAGCCGAGAAACTTTGGAAGGTTCAAAAGCCTGAAATCGAGAAGATACTCGCTAAGCAGGGACTCAAACTATTGTTCGCAGTGCCGTGGCCACCGCAGGGCCTTATGGCCGATAAAGAAGTCAATTCCGTGAGTGATTTAGCGGGTCTGAGCTTTCGGGCCTACGACAGGCAGACCTCCCGACTTGCTGAACTATTCAAGGCACGTCCTGTCACCATTCAGGCTGCCGAAGTAGCGCAGGCACTTTCCACCGGAAAAATTAATTCACTCATCGCATCAGCCCAATCTGCAGTTGACTACAAGGCGTGGGAATCAATCAAGTATTTCTACGACATTCAAGCATGGCTTCCGAAAAATATGGTTGTTGTAAGCCTCGCGGAGTTCAACTCACTGTCGCCGACGCTGCAGCAGGCCTTGGTCAAGGCAGGCCAGGACGCTGAAGCAGCAGGCTGGATCGCTAGCAAAGAAATCGCTGCCCAGACCAAAAAGACACTAGAAAAAAATGGAATGAACGTCCTTACACCATCAAAAGAGCTGGTCGACGGCCTTAATCAACTTGGCACGATCATGCTTGAAGAATGGCTTGTCAATGCAGGGCCTGAAGGCAAGGCAGTGGTACAGGCCTTTAGGCAGTGA
- a CDS encoding TRAP transporter small permease, translating to MFVAIEFWILYQLGGQFLPYIPRSADEFAGYCMGASAFLALAYTLRANEHIRVTLIVDRLGHKQQQFTVRLAASLAVILSGYLAWHFVKLTYVSWKLNDLSSGLIALPLWIPQAAMALGATVFFIALLESAFDAWTSQCTKLHEDRHEEAISVDGR from the coding sequence TTGTTCGTCGCTATCGAGTTTTGGATTCTCTATCAGCTAGGCGGACAGTTTTTGCCTTACATCCCGCGCTCGGCTGATGAATTTGCTGGTTACTGCATGGGTGCATCTGCATTTTTAGCACTCGCATACACACTTCGAGCAAATGAGCATATCCGAGTAACCCTGATTGTTGACCGTCTGGGTCACAAACAGCAACAGTTCACTGTCAGATTAGCTGCTTCATTGGCAGTGATCTTATCGGGATATCTAGCGTGGCACTTTGTGAAACTCACTTATGTTTCCTGGAAACTTAATGACCTTAGTTCGGGGCTGATTGCGTTGCCACTTTGGATTCCTCAAGCAGCGATGGCTTTGGGTGCTACTGTTTTTTTTATCGCCCTGCTTGAAAGTGCATTCGATGCGTGGACATCTCAATGCACAAAGTTGCATGAAGACAGACACGAGGAGGCGATCAGTGTTGATGGGCGATGA